In one window of Burkholderia cenocepacia DNA:
- the thiD gene encoding bifunctional hydroxymethylpyrimidine kinase/phosphomethylpyrimidine kinase, which yields MTHPIPNLLTIAGSDSGGGAGIQADLKTFSALGAYGASVITALTAQNTRGVTGLHAPDAAFVTAQLDAVFDDIRIDAVKIGMLANAAIVRAVADALRRYAPRFVVLDTVMISKSSHALLAPDAVDALRDTLLPLATVVTPNLPEAAALLNDAPATTEDDMVRQGEALLQTGARAVLMKGGHLPDASASPDWLVEATRTVRLDGARVPVSNTHGTGCTLSSAIAALLPQQPDLESAVREAKTYLTGAIAASGHLDVGHGVGPVHHFHRWW from the coding sequence ATGACGCACCCGATACCCAACCTCCTGACGATCGCCGGCTCCGATTCGGGCGGCGGCGCAGGCATCCAAGCCGACCTGAAGACGTTTTCGGCGCTCGGCGCATATGGTGCGAGCGTGATCACCGCGCTGACCGCGCAGAACACGCGCGGCGTGACGGGCCTGCATGCGCCGGACGCCGCGTTCGTGACCGCGCAGCTCGACGCGGTGTTCGACGACATCCGCATCGATGCGGTCAAGATCGGGATGCTCGCCAACGCGGCGATCGTGCGGGCGGTGGCCGACGCGCTGCGCCGTTACGCGCCGCGCTTCGTGGTGCTCGACACGGTGATGATCTCGAAAAGTTCGCACGCGCTGCTCGCGCCCGATGCCGTCGACGCGCTGCGCGACACGCTGCTGCCGCTCGCGACGGTCGTCACGCCGAACCTGCCGGAAGCGGCCGCGCTGCTGAACGACGCGCCCGCCACCACCGAAGACGACATGGTGCGGCAAGGCGAGGCCCTGCTGCAGACGGGCGCACGCGCCGTGCTGATGAAGGGCGGCCACCTGCCCGACGCGTCCGCGAGCCCCGACTGGCTCGTCGAAGCAACCCGCACCGTGCGGCTCGACGGCGCACGCGTGCCGGTCAGCAATACGCACGGCACCGGCTGCACGCTGTCGTCGGCAATCGCCGCGCTGCTGCCGCAGCAGCCCGACCTCGAAAGCGCGGTACGCGAGGCAAAAACCTACCTGACCGGCGCGATCGCCGCGAGCGGCCACCTCGACGTCGGTCACGGCGTCGGTCCGGTCCATCACTTCCATCGCTGGTGGTGA
- a CDS encoding ArsC family reductase: MAKPHTVVVYGIPNCDTVKKARVWLDDHGVEFEFHDFKKLGVSAPLIEDWLKDVSLDALVNKRGTTWRGLDDAMKAAAETKTGAVALMIHKPSVIKRPVLVVNGRVKSLGFVADQYAALFAA, translated from the coding sequence ATGGCAAAGCCGCACACCGTGGTCGTCTACGGCATTCCGAACTGCGACACCGTGAAGAAGGCCCGCGTGTGGCTCGACGATCACGGCGTCGAATTCGAGTTCCACGATTTCAAGAAGCTCGGCGTCAGCGCGCCGCTGATCGAAGACTGGCTGAAGGACGTGTCGCTCGACGCGCTCGTGAACAAGCGCGGCACCACGTGGCGCGGCCTCGACGACGCGATGAAGGCGGCCGCCGAAACGAAGACCGGCGCGGTCGCGCTGATGATCCACAAGCCGTCGGTCATCAAGCGCCCCGTGCTCGTCGTCAACGGCCGCGTGAAATCGCTCGGCTTCGTGGCCGATCAATACGCGGCGCTGTTTGCCGCATAG
- the cls gene encoding cardiolipin synthase, giving the protein MTLDWLHLGTLILTIHVLGIVAACHAIMNTRTSQGAIAWAVSLTAMPYLTLVPYLFLGRSKFSGYVDARRHELEMLRTHTPRAPWRATDATDGPAADALGQAAVLALTRLGGMPFLGGNSVRTLVNGDATFSAILSAIDDARDYVLVQFFIVRDDALGRMLRDSLLARAATGVRCCLLYDSIGSFDLPHSYVDALRRGGVEVHPFATNRKFVNRFQLNFRNHRKIVVVDGNRAFVGGHNVGVEYLGAKPRLSPWRDTHIEIRGPVVASIQYVFAEDWHWATQKLPPIALPPPAQPGDGMHCLAVPMGPADKQETGSLFFVESINAARERVWITTPYLVPDEAVVSALKLAVMRGVDVRILIPSRRDHYVVFEASKLYARDLVDAGVKVFRYRPGFLHQKVVLIDRIAAAVGSANLDNRSFRLNFEVMVMTVDRAFAGEVETMLDADFAQAYEVDADEYQHSPAWRRIAMHVARLFAPIL; this is encoded by the coding sequence ATGACCCTCGACTGGCTCCATCTCGGCACCCTGATCCTGACCATCCATGTGCTCGGGATCGTCGCGGCGTGCCACGCAATCATGAACACGCGCACGTCGCAAGGCGCGATCGCGTGGGCCGTCTCGCTCACGGCCATGCCGTACCTGACACTCGTTCCATACCTGTTCCTCGGCCGCAGCAAATTCTCCGGCTACGTCGACGCCCGGCGCCACGAGCTGGAAATGTTGCGCACGCACACACCGCGTGCGCCATGGCGCGCAACCGACGCGACCGACGGGCCGGCCGCCGACGCGCTGGGGCAGGCTGCCGTGCTCGCGCTCACTCGGCTCGGCGGCATGCCGTTCCTCGGCGGCAATTCGGTACGCACGCTGGTCAACGGCGACGCGACGTTCTCCGCCATCCTGTCGGCGATCGACGACGCGCGCGACTACGTGCTCGTCCAGTTCTTCATCGTGCGCGACGATGCGCTCGGCCGGATGCTGCGCGACTCGCTGCTCGCGCGCGCGGCCACCGGCGTACGCTGCTGCCTGCTGTACGACAGCATCGGCAGCTTCGACCTGCCGCACAGCTACGTCGACGCATTGCGCCGCGGTGGCGTCGAGGTCCATCCGTTCGCGACCAACCGGAAATTCGTCAATCGCTTCCAGCTGAACTTCCGCAACCATCGCAAGATCGTCGTCGTCGACGGCAATCGCGCGTTCGTCGGCGGCCACAACGTCGGTGTCGAATATCTCGGTGCGAAGCCGCGCCTGTCGCCATGGCGCGACACCCACATCGAGATCCGCGGCCCCGTGGTGGCGAGCATCCAGTACGTGTTCGCCGAAGACTGGCACTGGGCGACGCAGAAACTGCCGCCCATCGCGCTGCCGCCGCCCGCGCAGCCCGGCGACGGCATGCATTGCCTCGCGGTGCCGATGGGGCCGGCGGACAAGCAGGAAACCGGCTCGCTGTTCTTCGTCGAATCGATCAACGCCGCCCGCGAACGGGTCTGGATCACCACGCCGTACCTGGTTCCCGATGAAGCCGTGGTCTCCGCGCTGAAACTCGCCGTGATGCGCGGCGTCGACGTACGCATCCTGATCCCTAGCCGGCGCGATCACTACGTCGTGTTCGAGGCGTCCAAGCTTTACGCGCGCGACCTCGTCGATGCGGGCGTGAAAGTGTTCCGCTACCGGCCCGGCTTCCTGCACCAGAAGGTCGTGCTGATCGACCGCATCGCGGCGGCGGTCGGCAGCGCGAATCTCGATAACCGTTCGTTCCGCCTCAATTTCGAGGTCATGGTCATGACCGTCGATCGCGCATTCGCCGGCGAAGTCGAGACGATGCTCGATGCCGACTTCGCGCAGGCGTACGAGGTGGATGCGGACGAATACCAGCACTCACCTGCCTGGCGGCGCATCGCGATGCACGTCGCGCGGTTGTTCGCGCCGATCCTGTAA
- a CDS encoding ATP-binding cassette domain-containing protein, with product MIRFNQFSLARGTKPLFESTSFVLNPGEKAGLIGANGAGKSTLFSVLRGELHSDGGDFSMPPSWRIAHVSQETPAVDRSALDYTLDGDTALREIEARIAAASAAHDGAAEADAHAAFADADGYTAPARAEALLLGLGFTLAQTRESVASFSGGWRMRLNLAQALMCRSDLLLLDEPTNHLDLDAIVWLEDWLHRYPGTLVVISHDREFLDSICNVTLHLENRQVKRYGGNYSQFEVLRAQQLALQQSAYEKQQKTIEHLQSFVDRFKAKATKAKQAQSRMKALEKMELIAPAHIASPFTFEFRTPDAAPNPMMVMEDVRCGYHADDGTDIPIVERVALSIQNGQRIGLLGANGQGKSTLIKTLAGTLAPLSGHVRDGKGLTIGYFAQHQLETLREDDSPLAHLARLAPDTREQELRDFLGGFNFSGDMATSPVGPFSGGEKARLALALIIWQKPNLLLLDEPTNHLDLETRHALTMALAQFEGTLILVSHDRHLLRATTDQFMLVAKHRLQPFDGDLDDYRDWLLQHAAEQRAAAKADSAAAAGADPGVNRKDQKRQAAEERQRLSQLKKPLQNRITKLEKEMEALHAEKARLDAFVADPASYEAARKTELTDAIRKLGEVNTRLETVEADWLAVQEELEQIG from the coding sequence GTGATCCGTTTCAATCAGTTCAGCCTTGCGCGCGGCACCAAGCCGCTGTTCGAGTCGACCTCGTTCGTGCTCAATCCCGGCGAGAAAGCCGGCCTGATCGGCGCGAACGGCGCCGGCAAGTCGACGCTGTTTTCCGTCCTGCGCGGCGAGCTGCATTCCGACGGAGGCGATTTCTCGATGCCGCCGTCGTGGCGGATCGCCCACGTGTCGCAGGAAACACCCGCGGTCGACCGCTCGGCGCTCGACTACACGCTCGACGGCGATACCGCGCTGCGCGAGATCGAGGCCCGCATCGCCGCCGCGTCGGCCGCACATGACGGCGCCGCCGAAGCCGACGCGCACGCGGCATTCGCCGATGCCGACGGCTACACCGCGCCGGCCCGCGCCGAAGCGCTGCTGCTCGGCCTGGGCTTCACGCTCGCGCAAACGCGCGAATCCGTCGCGAGCTTCTCCGGCGGCTGGCGCATGCGCCTGAACCTCGCGCAGGCGCTGATGTGCCGCTCCGACCTGCTGCTGCTCGACGAACCGACGAACCACCTCGACCTCGACGCGATCGTCTGGCTCGAAGACTGGCTGCATCGCTACCCCGGCACGCTCGTCGTGATTTCGCACGACCGCGAATTCCTCGATTCGATCTGCAACGTCACGCTGCATCTGGAAAACCGCCAGGTGAAGCGCTACGGCGGCAACTACTCGCAGTTCGAAGTGCTGCGCGCGCAGCAACTGGCGCTGCAGCAAAGCGCGTACGAGAAGCAGCAGAAGACGATCGAGCATCTGCAGAGCTTCGTCGACCGCTTCAAGGCCAAGGCGACCAAGGCCAAGCAGGCGCAAAGCCGGATGAAGGCGCTCGAGAAGATGGAGCTGATCGCGCCCGCGCACATCGCGTCGCCGTTCACGTTCGAATTCCGCACGCCCGATGCCGCGCCGAACCCGATGATGGTGATGGAGGACGTCCGCTGCGGCTACCACGCCGACGACGGAACGGACATCCCGATCGTCGAGCGCGTCGCGCTGTCGATCCAGAACGGCCAGCGTATCGGCCTGTTGGGCGCCAACGGCCAGGGCAAGTCGACGCTGATCAAGACACTGGCCGGCACACTCGCGCCGCTGTCGGGGCACGTGCGCGACGGCAAGGGGCTGACGATCGGCTATTTCGCGCAGCACCAGCTCGAAACGCTGCGCGAAGACGATTCGCCGCTCGCGCATCTGGCACGGCTTGCGCCCGACACGCGCGAGCAGGAACTGCGCGACTTCCTCGGCGGCTTCAATTTCTCGGGCGACATGGCGACCAGCCCGGTCGGGCCGTTCTCGGGCGGCGAAAAAGCCCGCCTCGCGCTGGCGCTGATCATCTGGCAGAAACCGAACCTGCTGCTGCTCGACGAACCGACGAACCACCTCGACCTCGAAACGCGCCACGCGCTGACGATGGCGCTCGCGCAATTCGAAGGCACGCTGATCCTCGTGTCGCACGATCGTCACCTGCTGCGCGCGACGACCGACCAGTTCATGCTGGTCGCGAAGCACCGGCTGCAGCCGTTCGACGGCGACCTCGACGACTACCGCGACTGGCTGCTGCAGCACGCGGCCGAGCAGCGCGCGGCCGCGAAGGCCGACAGCGCGGCGGCCGCGGGCGCCGATCCGGGCGTCAACCGCAAGGATCAGAAGCGTCAGGCGGCCGAGGAACGCCAACGGCTGTCCCAGTTGAAGAAGCCGCTGCAGAACCGCATCACGAAGCTCGAGAAGGAAATGGAAGCACTGCACGCCGAAAAGGCGCGCCTCGACGCGTTCGTCGCCGATCCGGCGAGCTACGAAGCCGCGCGCAAGACGGAACTGACCGACGCGATCCGCAAGCTCGGCGAGGTCAATACCCGGCTCGAAACGGTCGAGGCGGACTGGCTCGCCGTGCAGGAAGAACTCGAGCAGATCGGTTAA
- a CDS encoding DUF2866 domain-containing protein → MLKSYGEAPGGRLYNLRGCRVSEPIRQPWGGGCRIVEWIDEEGRLARKVVSEDVTEAEVAAAIRRPIKGRRHLMGDDEQMPRDTLPRR, encoded by the coding sequence ATGTTGAAATCGTACGGGGAAGCGCCTGGCGGACGCCTTTACAACCTGCGCGGCTGCCGCGTGTCGGAGCCGATTCGCCAGCCGTGGGGCGGTGGATGCCGGATCGTCGAGTGGATCGACGAAGAAGGGCGGCTGGCGCGCAAGGTCGTGTCCGAGGACGTGACGGAAGCCGAAGTCGCCGCTGCGATCCGCCGGCCGATCAAGGGGCGCCGGCACTTGATGGGCGATGACGAGCAGATGCCGCGCGACACGCTGCCGCGTCGTTGA
- the dapE gene encoding succinyl-diaminopimelate desuccinylase codes for MSATLALTEQLIARASVTPDDQHCQQIMTERLAALGFECETIASHGVTNLWAVKRGTDGRDGKLLAFAGHTDVVPTGPLEQWTSPPFVPAHRDGKLYGRGAADMKTSLAAFVVASEEFVAAHPDHRGAIAFLITSDEEGPATDGTVKVVELLQERGERLDYCIVGEPTSTAELGDVVKNGRRGSMSGELVVKGVQGHIAYPHLAKNPIHLLAPALAELAAEQWDAGNEYFPPTTWQVSNLHAGTGATNVIPGHADLLFNFRFSTASTVEGLQARVHAILDKHGLEYTLKWSVSGLPFLTPRGELSGALEHAIRTETGITTELSTTGGTSDGRFIARICPQVIEFGPPNGSIHKIDEHIEVRFVDPLKNVYRRVLEQLIA; via the coding sequence ATGTCCGCCACCCTAGCCCTTACCGAACAGCTGATCGCCCGCGCGTCCGTGACGCCCGACGACCAGCACTGCCAGCAGATCATGACCGAGCGCCTCGCCGCGCTCGGCTTCGAATGCGAGACCATCGCGTCGCACGGCGTGACCAACCTGTGGGCCGTCAAGCGCGGCACCGACGGCCGCGACGGCAAGCTGCTCGCGTTCGCGGGCCACACCGACGTCGTGCCGACCGGCCCGCTCGAACAGTGGACCTCGCCGCCGTTCGTCCCTGCCCATCGCGACGGCAAGCTGTACGGTCGCGGCGCGGCCGACATGAAGACGTCGCTCGCGGCGTTCGTCGTCGCCTCCGAGGAATTCGTCGCGGCGCATCCGGACCACCGCGGCGCGATCGCGTTCCTGATCACGAGCGACGAGGAAGGCCCGGCCACCGACGGCACCGTGAAGGTCGTCGAGCTGCTGCAGGAACGCGGCGAACGGCTCGACTACTGCATCGTCGGCGAACCGACGTCAACGGCCGAGCTCGGCGACGTCGTCAAGAACGGCCGCCGCGGCTCGATGTCCGGCGAACTGGTCGTCAAGGGCGTGCAAGGCCACATCGCGTATCCGCACCTCGCGAAGAATCCGATCCACCTGCTCGCGCCGGCGCTTGCCGAGCTCGCCGCCGAGCAATGGGACGCCGGCAACGAATACTTCCCGCCGACCACCTGGCAGGTGTCGAACCTGCACGCCGGCACCGGCGCGACCAACGTGATCCCCGGTCACGCCGACCTGCTGTTCAACTTCCGCTTCTCGACCGCGAGCACCGTCGAAGGCCTGCAGGCCCGCGTGCACGCGATCCTCGACAAGCACGGCCTCGAATACACGCTGAAGTGGTCGGTGAGCGGCCTGCCGTTCCTCACGCCGCGCGGCGAACTGTCGGGCGCACTGGAACACGCGATCCGCACCGAGACCGGCATCACGACCGAGCTGTCGACGACGGGCGGCACGTCAGACGGCCGCTTCATCGCGCGCATCTGCCCGCAGGTGATCGAGTTCGGCCCGCCGAACGGCAGCATCCACAAGATCGACGAGCACATCGAAGTGCGCTTCGTCGACCCGCTGAAGAACGTGTACCGACGCGTGCTCGAACAACTGATCGCCTGA
- the alr gene encoding alanine racemase, producing the protein MPRPISATIHTAALANNLSVVRRFAGPSKVWAVVKANAYGHGLARAFPGLRGTDGFGLLDLDEAVKLRELGWAGPILLLEGFFRSTDIDVIDRYSLTTTVHNDEQMRMLETARLSKPVNVQLKMNSGMNRLGYVPEKYRAAWERARACPGIGQITLMTHFSDADNERGVAEQLATFERGAESIAGARSLANSAAVLWHPDTHFDWVRPGIVLYGASPSGLSSDIADTGLKPAMTLASELIAVQTIGKGQAIGYGSTFSAQAPMRIGVVACGYADGYPRVAPEGTPVIVDGIRTRIVGRVSMDMITVDLTPCPQAGVGARVELWGNALPIDDVARHCGTIGYELMCAVAARVPVRAE; encoded by the coding sequence ATGCCGCGCCCGATCTCCGCCACCATCCACACCGCCGCTCTCGCGAACAATCTCTCCGTCGTCCGCCGCTTTGCCGGCCCGTCCAAGGTCTGGGCGGTCGTCAAGGCCAACGCGTACGGCCACGGTCTCGCCCGCGCGTTTCCGGGCCTGCGCGGCACCGACGGCTTCGGCCTGCTCGACCTCGACGAGGCGGTGAAGCTGCGCGAGCTCGGCTGGGCCGGCCCGATCCTGCTGCTCGAAGGCTTCTTCCGCTCGACCGACATCGACGTGATCGACCGCTACAGCCTGACGACGACCGTCCACAACGACGAGCAGATGCGGATGCTGGAAACGGCGCGGCTGTCGAAGCCCGTCAACGTGCAGTTGAAGATGAACAGCGGGATGAACCGGCTCGGTTACGTGCCGGAAAAATACCGTGCCGCGTGGGAGCGCGCCCGCGCGTGCCCCGGCATCGGTCAGATCACGTTGATGACCCATTTTTCGGACGCGGACAACGAGCGCGGTGTCGCCGAGCAGCTCGCGACGTTCGAGCGCGGCGCGGAAAGCATCGCCGGCGCGCGCAGTCTCGCGAATTCGGCCGCCGTGCTGTGGCATCCGGATACGCACTTCGACTGGGTGCGGCCGGGGATCGTGCTGTATGGCGCGTCTCCGTCCGGGCTGTCGTCCGATATCGCGGACACGGGGTTGAAGCCCGCGATGACGCTCGCATCCGAGCTGATCGCGGTGCAGACGATCGGGAAGGGCCAGGCGATCGGTTATGGTTCGACGTTTTCGGCGCAGGCGCCGATGCGGATCGGCGTCGTCGCGTGCGGCTATGCGGATGGCTATCCGCGCGTGGCGCCCGAAGGCACCCCCGTGATCGTCGACGGCATCCGTACGCGGATCGTCGGCCGCGTGTCGATGGACATGATCACCGTCGACCTGACGCCGTGCCCGCAGGCCGGCGTCGGCGCGCGTGTCGAGCTGTGGGGCAACGCGCTGCCGATCGACGACGTCGCGCGCCATTGCGGCACGATCGGCTACGAGCTGATGTGCGCGGTCGCGGCCCGCGTGCCGGTGCGAGCGGAATAA
- the radA gene encoding DNA repair protein RadA — protein sequence MAKQKTVYVCSECGGQTPKWQGQCPSCQAWNTLVESVAESPAAHRFQSLAKRAPVQRLADIEAADVPRFSTGIGEFDRVLGGGLVPGGVVLIGGDPGIGKSTLLLQSLADIANERRALYISGEESAAQIALRAQRLALLDGGAPAAELKLLAEIQLEKIQAAIDTERPDVAVIDSIQTVYSDALTSAPGSVAQVRECAAQLTRIAKQSGTAIIMVGHVTKEGNLAGPRVLEHIVDTVLYFEGDTHSSFRLVRAFKNRFGAVNELGVFAMTERGLRGVANPSALFLSQHEQVVPGSCVLVTQEGTRPLLVEIQALVDTAHVPNPRRLAVGLEQNRLAMLLAVLHRHAGIAAFDQDVFLNAVGGVKITEPAADLAVLLAIHSSMRNKALPKGLIVFGEVGLAGEIRPSPRGQERLREAAKLGFASALIPKANAPKQPIEGLNVMAVERLEQAIDRVRDLE from the coding sequence GTGGCCAAACAGAAAACCGTTTACGTCTGCAGCGAGTGCGGCGGACAGACCCCGAAGTGGCAGGGCCAGTGCCCGTCGTGCCAGGCCTGGAACACGCTCGTCGAATCGGTCGCCGAGTCGCCGGCCGCCCATCGGTTCCAGTCGCTCGCGAAGCGGGCGCCGGTGCAGCGGCTCGCCGACATCGAGGCCGCCGACGTTCCGCGCTTCTCCACCGGCATCGGCGAATTCGACCGCGTGCTGGGCGGTGGCCTGGTGCCCGGCGGCGTCGTGCTGATCGGCGGCGATCCGGGCATCGGCAAGTCGACGCTGCTGCTGCAGTCGCTCGCGGATATCGCGAACGAGCGGCGTGCCCTCTATATCAGCGGCGAGGAATCGGCCGCGCAGATCGCGTTGCGCGCGCAACGGCTCGCGTTGCTCGACGGCGGCGCGCCGGCGGCCGAACTGAAGCTGCTCGCCGAGATCCAGCTCGAGAAGATCCAGGCCGCGATCGATACCGAGCGGCCGGACGTGGCCGTCATCGACTCGATCCAGACCGTCTATTCGGACGCGCTCACGTCGGCGCCGGGCTCGGTCGCGCAGGTGCGCGAATGCGCGGCGCAGCTCACGCGCATCGCGAAACAGTCGGGCACCGCGATCATCATGGTCGGGCATGTGACGAAGGAGGGCAATCTGGCCGGCCCGCGCGTGCTCGAGCACATCGTCGATACCGTGCTGTACTTCGAAGGCGACACGCATTCGTCGTTCCGGCTCGTGCGCGCGTTCAAGAACCGCTTCGGCGCGGTCAACGAACTCGGCGTGTTCGCGATGACCGAGCGCGGGCTGCGCGGCGTAGCCAACCCGTCCGCGCTGTTCCTGTCGCAGCACGAGCAGGTCGTGCCCGGTTCGTGCGTGCTCGTCACGCAGGAAGGCACGCGCCCGCTGCTCGTCGAAATCCAGGCGCTCGTCGATACGGCGCACGTGCCGAACCCGCGCCGGCTCGCGGTCGGCCTCGAGCAGAACCGGCTCGCGATGCTGCTCGCGGTGCTGCACCGCCACGCGGGCATCGCGGCCTTCGACCAGGACGTGTTCCTCAATGCGGTGGGCGGCGTGAAGATCACCGAGCCGGCCGCCGACCTCGCGGTGCTGCTCGCGATTCACTCGTCGATGCGCAACAAGGCGCTGCCGAAAGGGCTGATCGTGTTCGGCGAGGTGGGGCTGGCGGGCGAAATCCGGCCGTCCCCGCGCGGGCAGGAACGGCTGCGCGAAGCGGCGAAGCTCGGCTTCGCGTCCGCGCTGATCCCGAAGGCGAATGCGCCGAAGCAGCCGATCGAAGGGCTGAACGTGATGGCCGTCGAGCGGCTCGAGCAGGCGATCGACCGCGTGCGCGATCTCGAATGA
- the prmB gene encoding 50S ribosomal protein L3 N(5)-glutamine methyltransferase, which produces MTTPFATVRDLLRYAVTRFSKAKLAFGHGSDNAYDEAAYLVLHTLDLPLDTLEPFMDARLLPDEIAAVLAVIERRAADRVPAAYLTHEAWMHGHRFYVDERVIVPRSFIGELLDDGLQPYVADPEQVGAVLELCTGSGCLAILAASAFPNAEIDAVDLSDKALEVAEINVRDYGLEDRIGLHRGDLYAPLPAFRTDPDSRYDVILTNPPYVNAASMAALPPEYRHEPEMALAGGDDGMDIVRRIVAEAHRWLHDDGVLVVEIGNEREHVEAAFGGLELTWLPTSAGDDAVFLIQASDLPRKA; this is translated from the coding sequence ATGACGACACCTTTTGCCACAGTTCGCGACCTGCTGCGCTACGCGGTCACGCGCTTCTCGAAAGCGAAGCTCGCGTTCGGCCACGGTTCCGACAACGCGTACGACGAAGCGGCCTACCTCGTGCTGCATACGCTCGACCTGCCGCTCGACACGCTCGAGCCGTTCATGGACGCGCGCCTCTTGCCCGACGAAATCGCGGCCGTGCTCGCGGTGATCGAACGACGCGCGGCCGACCGCGTGCCGGCCGCGTACCTCACGCATGAAGCGTGGATGCATGGCCACCGCTTCTACGTCGACGAACGCGTGATCGTGCCGCGCTCGTTCATCGGCGAACTGCTTGACGACGGGCTGCAGCCGTATGTCGCCGATCCCGAGCAGGTCGGCGCGGTGCTCGAACTGTGCACCGGCTCCGGCTGCCTCGCGATCCTCGCGGCAAGCGCGTTCCCGAATGCCGAGATCGACGCGGTCGACCTGTCGGACAAAGCGCTCGAAGTCGCGGAAATCAACGTGCGCGACTACGGCCTCGAAGACCGGATCGGGCTGCACCGCGGCGATCTCTACGCACCGCTGCCCGCGTTCCGCACCGATCCCGACTCGCGCTACGACGTGATCCTGACGAACCCGCCGTACGTGAATGCCGCGTCGATGGCCGCGCTGCCGCCCGAATACCGGCACGAGCCGGAGATGGCGCTCGCCGGCGGCGACGACGGGATGGACATCGTGCGACGCATCGTCGCCGAAGCGCACCGCTGGTTGCATGACGACGGTGTGCTCGTCGTCGAGATCGGCAACGAGCGCGAGCACGTCGAAGCGGCATTCGGCGGCCTCGAGCTCACGTGGCTGCCCACCAGCGCGGGCGATGACGCCGTATTCCTGATCCAGGCGTCCGATCTGCCGCGCAAGGCCTGA
- a CDS encoding glutathione peroxidase has translation MSTLYSFSAETLAGAPVSLDAYRGKVLLIVNTASECGFTPQYAGLQKLYDQYAARGFFVLGFPCNQFGKQEPGDAAQIGAFCERNYGVTFPMFAKIDVKGDHAHPLYRYLTDEAPGILGLKAIKWNFTKFLIDREGRIVKRYAPSTKPDEIAADIDKLL, from the coding sequence ATGTCCACCCTGTATTCGTTCAGCGCAGAGACGCTCGCCGGCGCGCCGGTATCGCTCGACGCGTATCGCGGCAAGGTGCTGCTGATCGTCAATACCGCGAGCGAGTGCGGTTTCACGCCGCAGTACGCGGGTCTGCAGAAGCTGTACGACCAGTATGCGGCGCGCGGTTTCTTCGTGCTCGGCTTCCCGTGCAATCAGTTCGGCAAGCAGGAGCCGGGCGACGCCGCGCAGATCGGGGCATTCTGCGAGCGCAACTACGGCGTCACGTTCCCGATGTTCGCGAAGATCGACGTGAAGGGCGACCATGCGCATCCGCTGTATCGCTACCTGACCGACGAGGCGCCCGGCATTCTCGGCCTCAAGGCGATCAAGTGGAATTTCACGAAATTCCTGATCGACCGCGAAGGGCGCATCGTCAAGCGCTACGCGCCGTCCACCAAGCCCGACGAAATCGCCGCGGACATCGACAAGCTGCTGTGA